CAAATACATTAACAGGATAGGGGGAAAAAAGTATTGGGTCAGGTTTGTTTGAAtagaatatataaaataattattttcctTCATCAGGTTATTTATTGGGGTACTCATTTGAATGTTGGCCTAGTTTAAACCTCTTGTCTTGGTGGAGGATGCAAAAGACCACCAGGAGCAgtagcagctgcagcagcatgagtctcctgtgtgtcctgtggcTGCTGATGGTCTGTCTGGCTCCTGGAAGCCAAGGCCAGAGGCTGAGGGAGACGGAGGCAGAGACGCCAGCAGCCAGCGCTCAGCTAGCGGAGGGAGATGCCCTCTGCCACCAGGAGGGATGCTACGCTGTCTTCCTCCAGAAGAGAACCTTTAGGGAGGCTGGGCGGAGCTGCCGGGAGCGAGGTGGGACCCTGGCAACAACGCATACCCAAGAAGCAGCGGGTGTGGTCCATGAGCTGCTGTCGGCCATCGAGGGAACCAGGTCAAGGCTTCGTCTCTGGATCGGGCTGCACAGACCGCCACGCCAGTGTTCATCCATCCGACCACTCAGAGGATTCGTCTGGGTCACAGGCAAAATCTCCCCTTTTTGACTTTTGACCCTTCAGTGTTCCTAATAGTGACCTTCATCACCATATTAGCAATTGTATTAGATTTTAATAACTGAGTTTAGACAAAACTGCCCCAAGATAGGGAAAAGTGCATAATGGTAATGTTTTCTTACAATTAAGAATTCAAGTTTCAGTTCCGGTTTTTGACTGTGATCTAATGGGAAAACTTGTGTCAGTACTGAACTGAGGCaaaatctgttcaaaaaataatttagttaATCACCTACTTGATTAAATTGGTTCTTGCAGTGTTTGTAGCCTAGCATGTGCAAAACCAAATAAACCAATGCTAGATTAGAATTAGGCCTTTTGCTATGATATTCATTTTAGTTTACCTGTACAACATTAGACTTCCCTAAACTTGATTCAGCATTTACAACCATTATGCCTATTACAATATTAATACAGTTGTATCAATATTAATACAGTTGTATCAAGAGTTTATGAATAGATTATGATATTAAACCATTGTGCTGGCCCCCAAACCCAACCTCTCTGTCAGACTTTGGTACCGAGGCCAGACTCCAGAGCGCCGCACTGCCTGGTTATTACATTAGCTACTTTTATTTCACAGAGACGGAGCTGGCGGGACAGGAGAAGTTCAGTCCCCTTTTGACCTCACTGCTACCCCTCAACCTGATTTAGTCATTACACAAACCCACtaaaagaaagatttttttttagcactcaAAGTGTCTGCCTTGGTCTTAAATTAGAACAGACATTTTAAGAGTTATGTGGCCAGCTTAattgttttttctctccatctgccATGATTTAAAGGGTTGCTTTAGCCAAATtgcaaaaatgttttctcaCTTATTCCTGGTGGTATCTATAGCAATGCAAacagtttgtgttttatttaagcAGGGCTTGATATTGAGATTTCTTCCTGCGCCCCAATACAATGAATGttaatgaaaatgtgtttgtggtgCTCACTCAttgaaaaaatacattaattaaaGGGCAACTGGTGTAAAACTACAACCCAGATATTCTAATATGGTAAAACCGGCATTGCATTGAGTTTTATCTAGAAGCTGATACAGCTGTAGCATATTATAgtgtggtatatatatatatagtaaacaAGCTTTATAAACATACATTACTACTACCTGATATGAGCCAGCTGCTAAAAGGCAAATCTCACCATTGGAATTctattgcaacaaaaatatgagcAAGATATAAGAGGTGTTTCCAATATCTGACTTTGGCGACTGCTGGTGGTGGTATTAAAAAAGACACTGTGGCAGGCAGCAATGCAGGCTGTTAGCTGCCCCCCTTATAAACcttataaagtgaaattttcatgccatgggacctttaatcatGATCCTGaggattaacattttaaatgtgtcagaTGATCTGAAAAAGCAAATTATACTAGAAGAGTAATTGCAGAAAGTTTGAAAGAAAAGACGGAAACTAAAAAGAGGACATTTCTACTTTTAATGACCTGGTCCTTGTCTTTATTTTCCGACAGGAGACCAGGATGGCCAGTTCACCAACTGGCTCCGAGAAGACACCCCTGGGACTTGTGCGGCCCCTCGCTGTGTGGCCATGACTGTCCACACTTCTGAGAGCGCGCGTGAGAGCAGTGACAATTTCCGGTGGGTCGATGGCTCTTGTGCACTGCCGTTAGATGGATACGTTTGCCAGTACAACTACAAAGGAATGTGTTCACCACTGGAGGACGAGGGTAGTGGTCCAGCTGTTTACACCACCCCATTTCACCTTGTCAGCACACTGCTGACCCATGTGCCCTATGGGTCTGTAGCTACTCTTCCCTGCCCTGCAGATGGCTCGGACCCAGATGGTCGTGCTGAGCAGACAGTCCTGTGCATTGAGAGAGACGACGAGACAGTGGGCTGGTCCAGGGATGCCCCACTCTGCTCGACCAGTGCAGCTCCACCGAACCAGGACTGGTGTAACGGAGACCATGGCTGTGAGCAGCACTGTcagaacacagacacagactacTACTGTTACTGCTCCGAAGGATTCACAATAGATGAGGACGGGTACAGCTGCGAGCCCGATCCCCTGAGCAAAACGGACCCCCCTGAATTATCCGCTGACTCCGCCGGTCCCACTGACCAGCCCCACATCAAAGAGGTCTGTGTGGAGATGGGGTGTGAGTACGACTGTTTGGAGACAATGCGGGGCATCCGCTGCACATGCCCCCCTGGCTACCAAATGGGTCCAGATGGCCTAAGATGTTCTGATGTAGACGAATGTAAACAGCAACCATGCCCACAACTCTGTGTTAACATCCCAGGCACCTTCCACTGCACGTGCAAATCTGGGTACCAGCAAGATGATGAGGGAGAGTGTGTGGACATCGATGAGTGCCTGGATGAGGGCAGCTGCGAAGGCACTTGTGAAAACACAGTGGGGTCCTTCACATGCCAGTGTAATCCCGGGTACAAATTGAGCAGTGGAGGAAAGTGTATAGATATAGATGAGTGTGTGGGGGAGTCGCCCTGCCAGCAGCAGTGCCTCAACTATATGGGAGGGTACCAGTGTTACTGTGACAATGGCTATGACCTGCAGTCTGATAGACTTACCTGCCAACCTTCGACTGATGATGAAGAATATTCCACTCTGACCCCTGACCCCAGTGGCTCCGCTCACATACTTGACTTGGACCCAGACCAAGACATTCCCTGGTCTACCTCATTCAGCCCGGACCCAAACTTTGAAGCTGACACTAACTTTGATGATAACTTGCTGACAGGAGCCCCTGAAGTACTCTCCCCTGACATGGATCATGGGTCAGACAATCACCTGAACCAATGGGATGCCCTAGCACCTAAGCGATATCAGACAGCCCCATCCCCGACGCAAAAAGACAACACAGGCAATGAAATTAATAATGAGGCTGAAACTAAGACAGAAGATAGAGAAGCTGATGGGATGGGAGCTGAAACTGCAAACGGGTCA
This genomic interval from Perca flavescens isolate YP-PL-M2 chromosome 13, PFLA_1.0, whole genome shotgun sequence contains the following:
- the LOC114566662 gene encoding endosialin-like produces the protein MQKTTRSSSSCSSMSLLCVLWLLMVCLAPGSQGQRLRETEAETPAASAQLAEGDALCHQEGCYAVFLQKRTFREAGRSCRERGGTLATTHTQEAAGVVHELLSAIEGTRSRLRLWIGLHRPPRQCSSIRPLRGFVWVTGDQDGQFTNWLREDTPGTCAAPRCVAMTVHTSESARESSDNFRWVDGSCALPLDGYVCQYNYKGMCSPLEDEGSGPAVYTTPFHLVSTLLTHVPYGSVATLPCPADGSDPDGRAEQTVLCIERDDETVGWSRDAPLCSTSAAPPNQDWCNGDHGCEQHCQNTDTDYYCYCSEGFTIDEDGYSCEPDPLSKTDPPELSADSAGPTDQPHIKEVCVEMGCEYDCLETMRGIRCTCPPGYQMGPDGLRCSDVDECKQQPCPQLCVNIPGTFHCTCKSGYQQDDEGECVDIDECLDEGSCEGTCENTVGSFTCQCNPGYKLSSGGKCIDIDECVGESPCQQQCLNYMGGYQCYCDNGYDLQSDRLTCQPSTDDEEYSTLTPDPSGSAHILDLDPDQDIPWSTSFSPDPNFEADTNFDDNLLTGAPEVLSPDMDHGSDNHLNQWDALAPKRYQTAPSPTQKDNTGNEINNEAETKTEDREADGMGAETANGSATGTKEGSKVDGTENVSGTAEAEDGSAAGKRKHDKSWLLVALLVPLCVFLVVMLALGIVYCTSCAVDKSLSFSNCYRWILPTTPPDRRDVKTQA